The following proteins are encoded in a genomic region of Lachnospiraceae bacterium KM106-2:
- a CDS encoding alanyl-tRNA synthetase has protein sequence MKVYGLNELRRMYLDFFESKGHLKLKSFSLIPQNDNSLLLINSGMAPLKPYFTGQEIPPRNRVTTCQKCIRTGDIENIGKTARHGTFFEMLGNFSFGDYFKHEAIAWSWEFLTEVIKLDPERLYPSVYLEDDEAFDIWNKEIGVPAEKITRLGKEDNFWEHGAGPCGPCSEIYYDRGEKYGCGSPDCKVGCECDRYMEIWNNVFTQFENDGKGNYTELEQKNIDTGMGLERLAVVVQDVDSLFDVDTMKALRDHVCRLANVEYMKDDKTDVSIRIVTDHIRSVTFMCSDGITPSNEGRGYVLRRLLRRAARHGRILGMKGNFLTELCETVIREHKDGYPELEEKKDMILKVIANEEDSFNKTIDQGLNILSDMITKMEEEKVTVLNGDDAFKLYDTYGFPLDLTKEILEEKNFTVDEEGFTKAMEVQRQTARAARKTTNYMGADVTIYQSLDPALTTEFVGYDRTSHNSKVTALTTDKEIVTALEEGMNGTVIVAETPFYATMGGQVADTGVISSSEGTFIVTDTIKLQGGKVGHVGYVESGSIHMDEEVTLTIDVSRRMDTARNHSATHLLQRALREVLGTHVEQKGSFVNKDHLRFDFTHFSPMTAEELQKVEDLVNEKIAEGIEVVTKEMTLDEARKTGAMALFGEKYGDSVRVVKMGDFSTELCGGTHVANTNTITAFKIVSEAGVAAGVRRIEALTSKAVFEYYKNVESQLNEAAKAAKAEPAMLVKRIETMHEEIKTLQSENEKLKNKLANDALGDVMSQVVEVKGVKVLATKVADVDMNGLRNLGDSLKEKLGEGVVVLASALDGKVSLIAMATDEAMKKGCHAGNLIKAIASIVGGGGGGRPNMAQAGGKNPAGIDEAVAKVVSVVEEQVK, from the coding sequence GTGAAAGTTTACGGATTAAACGAACTTAGAAGAATGTATCTTGACTTCTTTGAAAGTAAAGGACATTTAAAATTAAAGAGTTTTTCATTAATTCCTCAAAATGATAATAGTTTATTATTAATCAACTCAGGTATGGCACCTCTTAAGCCTTATTTTACAGGACAGGAGATTCCACCTCGCAATAGAGTAACTACATGTCAAAAATGTATCAGAACAGGTGATATCGAGAATATCGGTAAAACAGCTCGTCATGGTACTTTCTTTGAAATGTTAGGTAATTTCTCGTTTGGTGATTACTTCAAACATGAAGCAATTGCTTGGTCATGGGAGTTCTTAACAGAAGTGATTAAATTAGATCCAGAACGTCTTTATCCAAGTGTATATCTTGAAGATGATGAAGCATTCGATATCTGGAATAAAGAAATCGGTGTTCCTGCTGAAAAGATCACTCGCTTAGGAAAAGAAGATAACTTCTGGGAACATGGCGCAGGTCCTTGTGGTCCATGTTCTGAAATCTATTACGATCGTGGAGAAAAATACGGATGTGGAAGCCCTGATTGTAAGGTCGGTTGTGAATGTGACCGTTACATGGAAATCTGGAATAACGTATTTACTCAATTTGAAAATGATGGAAAAGGTAATTACACAGAATTAGAACAAAAGAATATCGATACTGGTATGGGTCTTGAAAGACTTGCAGTAGTAGTTCAAGATGTTGATTCTTTATTTGATGTAGATACAATGAAAGCACTTCGTGATCATGTATGTCGTCTTGCAAATGTAGAATACATGAAGGATGATAAGACAGATGTATCAATCCGTATCGTAACAGATCATATCCGTTCCGTAACATTTATGTGTTCTGATGGTATCACACCTTCAAATGAAGGACGTGGATATGTTCTTCGTAGATTATTACGTCGTGCTGCACGTCATGGAAGAATTCTTGGAATGAAAGGTAACTTCTTAACAGAACTTTGTGAGACTGTAATCAGAGAACATAAAGATGGTTATCCAGAATTAGAAGAGAAGAAAGACATGATCCTTAAGGTAATTGCAAATGAAGAAGATAGCTTCAATAAGACAATTGACCAAGGTTTAAATATTCTTTCTGATATGATCACTAAGATGGAAGAGGAGAAAGTAACAGTTCTTAATGGCGATGATGCCTTTAAGTTATATGATACTTATGGATTCCCTCTAGATCTTACGAAAGAAATCTTAGAAGAGAAAAACTTTACAGTTGATGAAGAAGGCTTTACAAAAGCAATGGAAGTTCAACGTCAAACTGCAAGAGCAGCTAGAAAGACAACAAACTACATGGGTGCTGATGTTACAATCTACCAATCATTAGATCCAGCATTAACAACTGAGTTTGTTGGATACGATAGAACAAGCCATAACTCAAAAGTAACAGCTCTTACAACAGATAAAGAGATCGTTACTGCATTAGAAGAAGGTATGAATGGTACGGTAATCGTTGCAGAAACTCCATTCTATGCGACTATGGGTGGACAAGTTGCAGATACTGGTGTGATCTCTTCTTCAGAAGGTACTTTTATCGTAACTGATACAATAAAGTTACAAGGTGGTAAAGTTGGTCATGTTGGTTACGTAGAAAGCGGATCAATCCACATGGATGAAGAAGTTACTTTAACAATTGATGTGAGCAGACGTATGGATACAGCTAGAAACCATAGTGCAACTCATCTTTTACAAAGAGCTTTACGTGAAGTGTTAGGAACTCATGTAGAACAGAAAGGTTCTTTTGTAAATAAAGATCACTTACGTTTTGACTTTACTCATTTCTCACCAATGACAGCAGAAGAGCTTCAAAAGGTAGAAGATTTAGTTAACGAAAAGATTGCAGAAGGAATCGAAGTAGTAACTAAAGAAATGACCTTAGATGAAGCTAGAAAAACAGGCGCAATGGCATTATTCGGTGAAAAATACGGTGATTCTGTTCGTGTTGTTAAAATGGGTGATTTCAGTACTGAATTATGTGGTGGTACTCATGTTGCTAACACTAATACAATTACAGCATTCAAGATTGTTTCTGAAGCAGGTGTTGCTGCCGGCGTAAGAAGAATCGAAGCATTAACAAGTAAGGCTGTATTTGAATACTATAAAAATGTAGAATCTCAATTAAACGAAGCTGCAAAAGCTGCCAAAGCAGAACCAGCTATGCTTGTTAAACGAATTGAGACGATGCATGAAGAAATCAAGACTCTTCAATCAGAAAATGAAAAGTTAAAGAACAAATTAGCAAATGATGCTCTAGGCGATGTTATGAGTCAAGTAGTAGAAGTAAAAGGTGTGAAAGTTCTTGCAACTAAAGTTGCTGATGTTGATATGAATGGATTACGTAACCTTGGTGATTCTTTAAAAGAAAAACTTGGTGAAGGCGTTGTTGTATTAGCATCCGCATTAGACGGCAAAGTAAGCTTGATCGCAATGGCTACTGATGAAGCAATGAAGAAAGGCTGTCATGCTGGTAACTTAATTAAAGCGATCGCTAGTATCGTAGGCGGTGGCGGCGGTGGACGTCCAAACATGGCACAAGCCGGTGGAAAGAACCCAGCTGGTATCGACGAAGCAGTTGCAAAAGTTGTATCTGTAGTAGAAGAACAAGTAAAATAG
- a CDS encoding SSU ribosomal protein S21p, with product MSNVIVKENETLDSALRRFKRNCAKAGIQQEIRKREHYEKPSVRRKKKSEAARKRKFK from the coding sequence ATGTCAAACGTTATCGTAAAAGAAAACGAAACTTTAGATAGTGCTCTACGCAGATTCAAAAGAAACTGTGCTAAAGCCGGAATCCAACAGGAAATCCGTAAAAGAGAGCATTACGAAAAACCAAGCGTACGACGCAAAAAGAAATCTGAAGCTGCTAGAAAACGTAAATTTAAATAA
- a CDS encoding teicoplanin resistance protein vanZ, with translation MRKKNLSIIGYLLFGASIFLFGYMLFEMIGTFRANNRVYFDMIGIMQVAVVIAIIALLGTLVIVFCSEKQERTKHVRRYFTYMFIVYVIFLIEALIVSRVTNARIGSMIGENQISFTNYFIYETNFIPFKTIGFYLMDGGKSVNMRTIIDNLFGNLVLFSPFGFFLPYFFKKMRKVANFLMAAVTLNVIIEGAQLMLRVGSCDIDDIILNMIGCMVVFLIYRTKFVQNIFEKLYIIQE, from the coding sequence ATGAGAAAAAAGAATCTGTCCATAATTGGATACTTGCTTTTCGGAGCAAGCATTTTTTTGTTCGGTTATATGCTGTTTGAGATGATCGGAACATTTCGAGCAAATAATCGGGTTTATTTTGATATGATTGGAATTATGCAAGTGGCAGTTGTTATCGCAATCATTGCCTTATTAGGAACTTTGGTAATTGTATTTTGTTCTGAGAAGCAAGAGAGAACAAAACATGTAAGAAGATATTTTACATATATGTTTATTGTCTACGTCATTTTTTTAATAGAAGCACTTATCGTCTCTCGAGTTACGAATGCAAGAATTGGAAGCATGATTGGAGAGAATCAAATATCATTTACTAATTATTTTATATATGAGACAAATTTCATCCCATTTAAAACAATTGGCTTTTACTTGATGGATGGCGGGAAAAGTGTGAACATGAGGACGATTATCGATAACTTATTCGGAAATTTAGTCTTATTTTCACCATTTGGTTTCTTTTTGCCATATTTCTTTAAGAAGATGCGTAAGGTAGCCAACTTCTTAATGGCAGCAGTAACTTTGAATGTAATAATAGAGGGAGCTCAACTTATGCTTCGTGTTGGATCCTGTGACATTGATGACATTATCTTAAATATGATTGGATGTATGGTTGTGTTTTTGATATATCGTACTAAATTTGTTCAAAATATATTTGAGAAATTATATATTATTCAAGAATAA
- a CDS encoding radical SAM domain protein: MESIPAKTIVTKNKSTKWFGMDYTMNIYKGCNHGCIYCDSRSSCYGINQFDTVRIKEDALRVIRDDLRRKVKKGVIGMGSMSDPYNPYEKKLSLTRHALELIDAFDFGVGIATKSDLITRDMDILSGIQEHSPVICKITITTCDDELSKKIEPQAPVSSKRFETVGKLREQGIYAGILMMPILPFIDDQEENIVGIVRRAHEIDANFIYASMGMTLRGNQKEWYYEKLKKAFPDQDYISKYEKQYGYRYQCSSPKAKHLWKVFTKECKRYGILYEMSDIVHSYQKNYQYTQLNLFDL, translated from the coding sequence ATGGAATCAATTCCAGCAAAGACGATCGTGACCAAGAATAAGTCGACAAAATGGTTTGGCATGGATTATACCATGAATATCTATAAAGGCTGTAATCATGGCTGTATTTACTGTGACAGCCGGTCGTCTTGTTATGGGATCAATCAATTTGACACAGTTAGGATCAAAGAGGATGCACTTCGTGTGATCCGAGATGATCTTCGACGAAAAGTGAAAAAAGGTGTCATTGGAATGGGTTCTATGAGCGATCCTTATAATCCTTATGAAAAGAAGCTGTCTTTGACAAGACATGCATTAGAACTCATTGATGCGTTTGATTTTGGAGTTGGAATTGCTACGAAAAGTGATCTGATCACAAGAGACATGGATATTCTCAGTGGAATTCAAGAACATTCACCGGTCATTTGCAAGATAACCATCACTACTTGTGACGATGAGTTATCTAAGAAGATCGAACCACAGGCTCCTGTGTCTTCGAAACGCTTTGAAACGGTTGGTAAGTTAAGAGAGCAAGGAATCTATGCGGGTATCTTAATGATGCCAATCTTGCCGTTTATTGATGATCAGGAAGAGAATATTGTTGGAATAGTAAGAAGGGCTCATGAGATTGATGCGAATTTTATCTATGCCTCAATGGGAATGACACTTCGAGGAAATCAAAAAGAATGGTATTATGAGAAATTAAAAAAAGCGTTTCCTGATCAGGATTATATCAGCAAATATGAGAAACAATATGGTTATCGGTATCAATGCAGCAGTCCTAAGGCAAAACACTTGTGGAAAGTGTTTACGAAAGAGTGTAAGCGCTATGGGATTTTGTATGAGATGTCCGATATTGTTCATTCTTATCAAAAAAACTATCAATATACCCAGTTAAATTTGTTCGATTTATAG
- a CDS encoding predicted arginine uptake transporter produces the protein MTKKLKSFLKFFLPSLLGMILFMLPIKDGRDITIPIAVLSKYGQDMLEDHMNLILILLISFSAIGAILYKLCKKMNIGSKITDNGMMKALFEVNGLWLSLRIISAVFALIVYKESYVSAIYSSDTGGLVYHDLLPILFCIFFLAGILLPLLLNFGLLELAGTLLIGIMRPVFKLPGRSAIDAIASWLGDGTIGVLLTSKQYEEGFYTAREACVIGTNFSLVSITFSLVVINTVGLPNMFIPFYLTVTFACIIAAIVIPKLPPLSNKRDQLFNGEMVEDRDEIPKEERTVRHGLRLAMKQADSQKIVKSVFFDGMKNVLEMWIAIIPIVMAIGTIALLLAEYTPFFRVLGLPFVPFLHILGIPDAVTASGTLFAGFADMLLPSVMIASVESELTRFVIAAVSVSQLIYLSEVGALLLASKIPVKLSELFLIFIERTIIALPIIAIIAHLLF, from the coding sequence ATGACAAAAAAATTGAAATCATTTTTAAAATTCTTTTTGCCATCCTTATTGGGCATGATTCTATTTATGTTACCGATTAAGGATGGTAGAGATATTACGATCCCTATAGCAGTATTATCTAAATATGGACAAGATATGTTAGAAGATCATATGAATCTTATTTTAATTCTATTAATTTCATTTTCCGCTATCGGAGCAATTCTTTATAAATTATGTAAAAAAATGAACATTGGAAGTAAGATCACGGATAACGGCATGATGAAAGCATTATTCGAAGTGAATGGACTTTGGCTTTCCCTTCGTATTATCAGTGCAGTATTTGCTTTGATCGTATATAAGGAATCCTATGTCTCGGCAATCTATTCTTCTGATACCGGAGGATTAGTTTATCATGATCTATTACCTATTTTATTTTGTATTTTCTTTTTAGCCGGAATTTTACTTCCGCTATTACTGAACTTTGGTCTGCTTGAGTTAGCAGGAACGTTATTGATCGGTATTATGCGTCCAGTATTTAAACTTCCAGGTCGTTCTGCAATCGATGCAATCGCCTCTTGGTTAGGTGATGGAACGATCGGAGTATTATTAACAAGCAAACAATATGAGGAAGGGTTCTATACGGCAAGAGAAGCCTGCGTGATCGGAACAAATTTCTCTTTAGTATCCATTACCTTCAGTTTGGTTGTTATAAATACGGTTGGACTGCCAAATATGTTCATTCCATTTTATCTTACAGTGACATTTGCTTGTATTATCGCAGCGATCGTTATTCCGAAGCTTCCACCGTTATCCAATAAGAGAGATCAGCTTTTTAACGGTGAGATGGTTGAAGATAGAGATGAGATACCAAAAGAAGAGAGAACCGTTCGTCATGGTTTACGTCTTGCTATGAAACAAGCGGACTCACAGAAAATCGTAAAAAGTGTATTTTTTGATGGTATGAAAAATGTACTTGAAATGTGGATAGCTATTATTCCAATTGTTATGGCGATTGGAACGATTGCATTATTATTAGCAGAGTATACACCATTCTTTCGTGTTCTTGGGCTCCCATTTGTGCCTTTCTTACACATACTTGGGATTCCAGATGCTGTTACAGCATCTGGCACGTTATTTGCCGGTTTTGCGGATATGTTGTTACCATCAGTTATGATCGCTTCGGTTGAAAGCGAATTGACTCGTTTTGTAATTGCAGCGGTCAGTGTATCTCAATTGATCTATCTATCAGAAGTTGGTGCTCTATTACTTGCATCTAAAATACCGGTAAAGTTGAGTGAGTTATTTTTAATCTTCATTGAACGTACAATTATTGCATTGCCAATTATTGCGATCATTGCACACCTTCTTTTTTAG
- a CDS encoding multidrug efflux transporter, MFS family: MKKNRVIVIFYIIAFLEMIGANLAHPITPTLIKNYNLPDYFFGVCFAGMAFTNFLFSPFWGKIGGRIGSYKVLFIGCLGYSVGQAMFAVFRSQEAILFARCFSGFFVSGISVCTLTYLVNQSKGESVGKNLALFASLTTIASALGFLIGGFLGEWSLFGTFMVQVAVLAGSGVLFRFLLLNDAETKTLSESNLTTKQIIKQSNPFQAFIDGKVLLQGKTSLIFGATLASFIASVEYDQCFNYYIKDQFGFSSAYNGLLKAMVAIISLVVNMTICIYIMKRFSIKKASVVVLACCSVNMLAIVLAGNIKSFLAVNIFYFALNAIFVPLLQALMAEFTPRYGSSMVMGFYNAVKSMGMVLGALLAGFAYEVTAKLPFVLSTVIFALGSILMFCNLQKKS; this comes from the coding sequence ATGAAGAAGAATAGAGTGATCGTAATTTTTTATATCATTGCTTTTTTAGAAATGATAGGAGCAAATTTGGCGCATCCAATCACGCCTACTTTAATAAAGAATTATAATCTTCCAGATTACTTTTTTGGAGTTTGTTTTGCCGGCATGGCATTTACGAACTTCTTATTTTCGCCATTCTGGGGGAAAATTGGTGGAAGGATCGGTAGTTATAAAGTATTATTTATCGGCTGTCTTGGATATAGTGTAGGGCAGGCGATGTTTGCTGTTTTTAGAAGTCAGGAAGCTATTTTATTTGCGAGATGTTTTTCGGGATTTTTTGTGAGCGGGATCAGCGTATGTACATTGACTTATTTAGTGAATCAGTCAAAAGGAGAGTCAGTTGGTAAAAACTTAGCTCTATTTGCATCCTTGACGACGATTGCTAGTGCGCTCGGATTCTTAATTGGCGGATTTCTTGGGGAGTGGTCTTTATTTGGTACGTTCATGGTTCAAGTTGCTGTTCTTGCGGGCAGTGGAGTATTGTTCCGCTTTTTATTGCTAAATGATGCAGAGACAAAGACACTTTCAGAATCTAATTTAACGACGAAACAGATCATAAAGCAATCGAATCCATTTCAAGCATTTATCGATGGAAAGGTTCTGCTTCAAGGAAAGACTAGTTTGATCTTTGGTGCTACGTTAGCTAGTTTTATTGCATCCGTAGAATATGATCAATGTTTTAATTATTATATTAAAGATCAATTTGGCTTTTCTTCCGCTTATAACGGATTGTTAAAAGCTATGGTAGCAATCATTTCTCTTGTTGTGAATATGACCATCTGCATTTATATTATGAAGCGTTTTTCGATTAAGAAGGCTTCAGTTGTTGTTCTGGCATGTTGCTCGGTAAATATGCTTGCAATTGTACTGGCAGGTAATATTAAGAGCTTTTTAGCAGTGAACATATTCTATTTTGCGCTTAATGCCATTTTTGTACCATTATTACAGGCACTGATGGCTGAGTTTACACCACGCTATGGCTCGAGTATGGTAATGGGGTTTTATAATGCAGTAAAGTCTATGGGCATGGTATTAGGCGCCTTATTAGCCGGATTTGCTTATGAGGTTACGGCTAAGCTACCTTTTGTATTATCGACGGTAATATTTGCATTAGGTAGCATCTTGATGTTTTGTAACTTGCAAAAGAAATCCTAG
- a CDS encoding stage IV sporulation protein, whose product MSLYIWDIQISGQYSHTEESIIKFLKQDQVYAGIQKSKLSCQKIEEDIRKKFTDIGWVSAEIRGTRLLIKITETNMPKPYEEQTEPCHIIAPKDGIIDSIITRKGTPLVRKGDVVKKGAILVGGYINLYGDDATVVSQKADIADADIIIKSYYNYQDEFSLEYIDKEYTGNSRRFYTVTILGKRFYLLNPLKDYDSYDYYDEAKSENTWKLNTNFYLPFSTGSTEYMEYNEVKRVYSKEEAIKKAQKQLERYIDALKENGVEILKNNVTIEVMKKKCVAKGKLIVKEPVHTTKKVKESELIKEPPATPDPEKSGD is encoded by the coding sequence ATGTCTCTATACATATGGGATATCCAGATTAGTGGGCAGTATTCCCACACAGAAGAGTCGATCATTAAGTTTTTAAAACAGGATCAGGTTTATGCCGGAATTCAGAAAAGTAAACTGAGCTGTCAAAAGATCGAAGAGGATATTCGAAAAAAATTTACCGATATTGGATGGGTTTCAGCAGAAATTAGAGGAACCAGACTGTTGATCAAGATCACAGAGACGAATATGCCAAAACCATATGAGGAACAGACAGAACCTTGTCATATTATAGCACCTAAAGATGGTATCATTGATTCTATCATTACAAGAAAAGGCACCCCTTTAGTGAGAAAAGGAGATGTCGTTAAGAAAGGTGCTATTTTAGTAGGGGGATATATCAATCTCTATGGAGATGATGCAACAGTCGTATCTCAGAAGGCAGATATTGCGGATGCAGATATCATCATTAAAAGCTACTATAATTATCAGGATGAATTTTCGTTAGAATATATTGATAAAGAATACACAGGAAATAGTCGGAGATTTTACACAGTCACCATATTAGGAAAGCGTTTTTATCTGTTAAATCCATTGAAAGATTATGATTCATATGACTATTATGATGAGGCGAAAAGTGAAAATACATGGAAGCTCAATACGAATTTTTATTTACCTTTTTCGACTGGTTCAACCGAATATATGGAATATAACGAAGTTAAAAGGGTATATAGTAAAGAAGAAGCGATTAAAAAAGCACAGAAGCAATTGGAAAGATATATCGATGCATTAAAAGAAAATGGTGTTGAAATACTAAAAAATAATGTTACAATAGAAGTTATGAAAAAAAAGTGTGTCGCTAAGGGAAAACTTATTGTGAAGGAACCGGTACACACTACTAAGAAGGTGAAAGAATCTGAATTGATCAAAGAACCACCTGCAACTCCAGATCCGGAGAAGTCAGGAGACTAG
- a CDS encoding phosphate starvation-inducible protein PhoH, predicted ATPase yields MSIVEIIIDIPSQHEKNVFGSLDSYIKIIEKTLHVTIISRDGGIKVIGDQANVMKAKSVFMQLVKLSQRGNEITEQNVNYALSLSFDDKEHELEKIDSDLICHTIQGKPIKPKTLGQKAYVDQIRKKMITFGVGPAGTGKTYLAMAMAIQAFKNDEVSKIILTRPAIEAGEKLGFLPGDLQSKVDPYLRPLYDALYQIMGPESYLRNTEKGLIEVAPLAYMRGRTLDNAFIILDESQNTTPAQMKMFLTRIGFGSKVIVTGDLTQKDLPNGTLSGLEHAIKVLKNVNDIGFAYLTSQDVVRHPLVQRIVKAYDDYENKHTTKDKNKSNKKKTVKTRAKE; encoded by the coding sequence ATGAGTATAGTGGAAATTATTATTGATATTCCGAGTCAACATGAAAAGAACGTATTTGGATCATTAGATTCCTATATAAAGATTATTGAAAAGACACTTCATGTAACAATTATATCAAGAGATGGCGGCATAAAAGTCATTGGTGATCAAGCTAATGTAATGAAAGCGAAAAGTGTTTTCATGCAGCTGGTTAAATTATCACAGCGTGGTAATGAGATTACAGAACAAAATGTAAATTATGCGCTGTCTCTTAGTTTTGATGATAAGGAACACGAATTAGAGAAAATCGATAGTGACCTTATCTGCCATACAATTCAGGGAAAGCCAATCAAACCAAAGACATTAGGTCAAAAGGCTTATGTCGATCAGATTCGTAAGAAAATGATCACATTTGGGGTAGGACCAGCAGGTACCGGTAAAACTTATCTTGCTATGGCAATGGCAATTCAGGCATTTAAAAACGACGAAGTTAGTAAGATTATTTTAACGAGACCTGCTATAGAAGCGGGCGAAAAGCTTGGATTCTTGCCAGGAGATCTTCAAAGCAAGGTTGATCCTTATTTACGTCCTCTCTATGATGCGTTATATCAGATCATGGGGCCAGAGTCTTACTTAAGAAATACCGAAAAAGGATTGATCGAGGTCGCCCCTTTAGCTTATATGCGTGGGCGTACTCTTGATAATGCTTTTATTATTTTAGATGAGTCTCAGAATACGACGCCAGCGCAGATGAAAATGTTTTTGACGCGTATTGGATTTGGTTCTAAAGTAATCGTAACAGGTGATTTAACACAAAAAGATCTTCCAAATGGTACGCTTTCTGGATTAGAGCATGCGATTAAGGTCTTAAAGAATGTAAATGACATTGGTTTTGCATATCTGACCAGCCAGGATGTTGTAAGACATCCTCTTGTTCAGCGTATTGTTAAGGCATACGACGATTATGAGAACAAGCATACTACGAAGGATAAGAATAAATCAAATAAGAAGAAAACAGTAAAAACACGAGCAAAAGAATAG
- a CDS encoding metal-dependent hydrolase YbeY — protein sequence MTINFEYEAKDSLDFDYEALITKVVNAALDYENCPYEAEVNVVLTGNEEIHEVNKEFRQIDRPTDVLSFPMIDYSSPSDFSEVEEMVDEYFNPETGELLLGDIMISVDKMKEQAKAYGHSEVRELAFLTAHSMLHLCGYDHMEDEERIVMEKKQEEILTGLDITR from the coding sequence ATGACCATTAATTTTGAATATGAAGCGAAAGATTCCTTAGACTTTGATTATGAAGCGTTAATTACCAAGGTTGTCAATGCGGCGCTTGATTATGAGAATTGTCCTTATGAAGCAGAGGTGAACGTTGTGTTGACTGGAAATGAGGAGATTCATGAAGTAAATAAGGAGTTTCGTCAAATTGATCGTCCGACCGATGTTTTGAGCTTCCCTATGATTGACTATTCGAGTCCATCTGACTTTAGTGAAGTAGAGGAAATGGTTGATGAGTATTTTAATCCAGAGACAGGGGAATTGTTATTAGGCGATATCATGATATCAGTCGATAAAATGAAAGAGCAGGCTAAGGCATATGGACACAGTGAGGTCCGTGAATTAGCTTTTCTAACGGCTCACAGTATGCTTCATTTATGTGGATATGATCACATGGAAGATGAGGAAAGAATTGTAATGGAGAAAAAGCAGGAGGAAATCTTAACTGGTTTAGACATTACAAGATAA